The genomic window CCGTCTCACGCTGAGCAGGAAATCGATGGTCTGGCCCCGGCTGTCGACCGCCCGATACAGGTAGGTCCAGCGGCCTTTCACCTTGATGTACGTCTCGTCGACCCGCCACGAACCGGTGCAGGGCCGCAGATAGGGGCGAAGCCGCTTCTCCAACTCGGCCGCGTAGGCCTGGATCCAACGAAACGGGGTGGTGTGGTCGACCTTCACGCCACGATCGGCCAGCATCAGCTCGAGATCCCGATAGCTGATCGGGAACATCAGATACCACCGCACCGCCCAGAGGATCACCTCGCCGGTGAAATGCCGCCCCTTGAAACTCATCACCGTCAGGCTCCACCACCGCTCATCCTACGCGATCATACCCGATCTCCGACCCACGTCGAATTTCGCAACAGAGCCCCAAGCACGTCCATAGACCAACAACTTGACAATGCCCTTCGACGGATTCCGCCGCAAAGTTTGCAACAGATCCTTTGGTTGAACATACAAACCTAAATTAGCCCGCACGGTGTCTCAAAGTCATTGACACATTCCGGTTACGGTATTTTACTTTATGCACAATACAATGCATTGTTTGTACGAGACATGAAGGAAGCAACGCCACGATGACCGGTTCAAAAGCCAGCATGTCACCCGAAGGATGTGCACGGCAGCTCAGAGAAAGCGTGCGATACGCTAAAGCACAAATATATGGAACCATTGAAACGCTTGACCAGATCTTGGCTGCAGCCATCGAGAAGGGCTCCATGAGCGAGGGGCAGATCGCTGAAGCTGCCGAGGTGCTCAATATCGCCCGCGATTCGGTAGTGCATATCGCCCACGATATCAACAATCTGGCCGAGGCCTTTATGAGCGTGCGCGACCTGCTTGCGGTGACACAGCGCTCAGATTGAGATCTTGAACGGTTCTGTTGCAAACCCTGCGGCCGGTCGAACAGCGCCGCTGCGTGAGCGGGTTTCACGCCATTCCTAAGAGTCTGTCTCTGAACTCATGCGGAACGAGCGAGCCGCCGGGTGAGCAGCATAACGGAGGCGGCGTAGAGGAAGGCGGTAGCCGAGGCGATGGTGGCCTCGAAGTCTCGGGCGAGACGGCGGTTTCGGCCGAGCCACGCGAAGCACCTTTCGACCACCCAGCGCCTCGGGTGAACGGCGAAGCCGACCTGACCGGCGGGCTTGCGGACGATCTCGATGGCGATGCACGTCGCGGCAGCCACACGCTCGGCGGCGTAGGCGGCATCGGCAAAGACACGCTCGATGAACGGGAAGCTGGCGCGCGACGCCTTGAGCACGGGCGGTGCGCCGTCGCGGTCCTGCACGCTGGCCGGGGTCACTTGGCCGACCAGCGGGCGTCGGTCGGTGTCCACCAGAAGGTGGCGCTTGCGTCCGTTGATCTTTTTGCCTGCGTCGTAGCCGCGCGGGCCACCTGCCTCAGTGGTCTTGACGCTCTGGCTGTCAATCACCGCCGCCGAAGGGCTGGCCTCGCGACCGGCGCGCTCGCGGTCAGCCATGACGAGGTGGTGGTTGATCACCTCAAACACGCCAGCGCCAGCGGGCGAACCAGCCATAGACCGTCTGGTGCGGCGGGAAGCAAGTCGGCAGCATCCGCCACGGAATGCCGCCGCGGAGCACGTAGAAGATCGCGTCCACGATATCGCGCAGTGGCCATTCCGGTGTGCGGCCCCGTGGTGAAGGTGGCGGCAATAGCGGCCTCAGTACGGCCCACTCGGCATCGGTGGTGTCGCTGGCGAAGCGCAGGCCATCGCGCCTATGCTGGGCGCGGGTGGTCGGGGTCCACATCAGGTGTCCATCCAACTCGGTCGGGACTGTCGCATGATTGGGGGTGAGAACAAATAGGTGATAATCTATGGCGCTATTCTCTCGGTGGGATGGCGCGGGTGGCATGGGTTGTACGGCTGGTGGAGACCAGTGCTGGTAGCGATGACCAGGGCACGAAGGTGATGGAGATCGCGAAGCCGGCTGATCTTCGCGACATCGCCAATCTGGGCCTGAACCTGGCCGAGGCAAAAGAACTGCTGGCCGCCATCCAGCGAGAGGTGGTCGCTGCCCAGGCCAGGGAACATGCTGTACGGCGGCCGACTTGCCGATCGTGCGGCGGCGCCTGTCACATAAAGGATTACCGCCAGCATCGGATTGCAACCCTGTTCGGCCAGGTGACCGTACGGCTGCCGCGGTTCCGCTGCGGCGGCTGTGGCGAGATCGAGGGCGGTGTTGACTGGCCGTCGCATTGCCGATCGGCTCCCGAACTCGATCGTCTGCAGGCCCATCTTTCAGCGCTGATGACCTACCGCGTGGCGGCCGGTGTGTTGGAGCAGATGTTTCCCATCGAGGCTGGCAGGAATCACGAGACCCTTCGCCGCCATACCATGACGCTCGGCGAGCAGCTACGGCATCGGCCGGTGGCCACGCTGGTGACGCCGGCAGCGGCGATTTCCATCAGCGTGGACTCGACGTTCATCCGTAGCTGCGAGGAGGGGGAGCGACATCTGGAAGTCAAGGTCGGCAATGTCGAGACCGAGGCTGGCTCTCGACAAGTGTTCGGCGCCGTGACCGGAGCGGAGACGAATCTCGTAGCGCTGATCGGCCACAGGTTGGACAGCGTTGGTCGAACCGGCACCACGGCACTGACCGGTTTCACTGACGGCTGCGCCGGTCTGCGCTCTATTCTGGTCGCCAGCGGCGTCGCCGAACCACCCATCCTTGATTGGTTCCACATCTCGATGCGGCTGCAACAGCCTGGAGCAAACCGCGGGCACCTTGTCAACCGACACACCGGCACGGCGAGAGGCGAAGGCGGTGATCGTGACAGAAGTCGACCGGCTGCGCTGGCGTCTGTGGAACGGCAAGGCCAAGGATGCTCAGGTCAGTATCGAGCGCATCCGCAAAGTCATGCACGCGTTCCAGGGGGAAGTAGCAGGGCGCCCATCGCATGTGCCGTCATCGCGCAAGCTGTGGACTGCATTATTAGCGCTGGACGGCTATCTGGTCGGTCAGGCCAACTGGATGGTCAACTACGCTGAGCGCCATCGTGTCGGCCGGCGGGTCGGGACAGCCATCACCGAAGGCACTGCCAATTTCCTGGTAAACCGCCGGATGAACAAGTCGCAGCAGATGCGCTGGACCCGCCATGGTGCCGATCTTCTGCTGCAGGTTCGCTGCGCTGTCTACAACGGCACCTTCGGTCTCAGCTTCGGGCAACGCTTTCAGATCGCCAACGATCAGCATCCGCCAGCAGCCCTCGCGGCCTGACCCCCAATCATGAGACAGTCCCTCACGGGCCGCTTCAAGTCTTTGATAAAACGATGATCTGCGACTGGCGGTGAGATCTCTGCCGCTTGCGCCTGGCCCGCGGCAAGGATGCGGCCCTGCGGTCCCGCGCCGGCGGTGCGGCGCGCCCTTGCCCCGGTCCGGCTTCGCGGCCTGCGGGCGCCATCCGGCGCCGCGTCAGGACAGGCATTCGCCCCTGCTCCGTGGCGCCCCGGTGGACAGGAGCAGGACGATGCGGACCGACGACGCGGAGATTGCGGCATTGCGCGCGCGGGTGGATTGCCGCGCCGTGCTTGAACACGCGGGATGGCGGATGGACATCCGGGAGAGCACGCGCCGCGCGGTGAAATACCGCTGCGGCGCTGGCCGGATCGTCATCGTGACACATGGTGGTCAGGGCTGGTTCGATCCGCTCTCCCCGGCCAAGGGCGACGTGTTTGCCCTGGCGCAATATCTCTGGGGCGGCAGTTTCCGGGACGCCTGCCTGGCCTTGCGATCGCTGGCCGGTGTTGCCCTGGCAGCGCCGGCAGCTCTGCCGGGCCGGCCAACCGGCGCATTGTTACCACTGGCGCAACGCTGGCAGTGTCGGCGTCCGCCGCGTCCCGGCTCGCCGTGCTGGCGCTACCTCACCGAGGTTCGTAGCCTGCCCGACGCCACTCTCGGCCGCGCCATCGCTGCCGATCTGCTGCGCGAAGGACCGGCGGCCAGCCTGTGGGCACTGCACCGCGATGGTGCCGGCGGCATCGCCGGCTGGGAGATGCGCGGTCCGCACTGGCGCGGCTTCGCGACCGGCGGCAGCAAGACCCTGTTTGCCATCGGCGCCGTGGCGCCGGCGCGCGTCGCCATCACGGAGGCGGCGATCGACGCGCTCAGCCTGGCCACGCTCGAAGATTTCGCTCCGGGTAGTCTCTACGCCAGCACCGGCGGCGGCATCGGGCCGGCGACCGAACGCCTGATCGCCACGCTCGCCACAGCCACGACCGGCGCCGAGATCGTCGCCGCGACCGACGCCGATACGGCCGGAGACCGCTACGCCGTGCGCATCGCGGACATCGCGGCTGCTTCCGGCGTGCGGTGCAGCCGGCTGCGGCCGGTGCGGGGAGACTGGAACGACACACTACGAAACGGCAACGCCCGATAGCCAAAAGCCAGGACGGCACCGGAGGTGCATGCCACCGCGCCGCCCCCCGGACGGGCAAGCGGTGGGTCCTCGCCATGCTCGCCGGGTGCTGTGCCCCGGCTGTGCGTGGCTGCGGTCCCGCGCTCCGCGCGCGCTGGCCCGCCGGGAGCGCCCGGCGGCTTGCGAGGGGTGTTCAGCCCCGATCCTGGAAGGGACGCAAGATGAATCTCGCCGAATTCGAAACTGTGCTGCTGGAGATCCTGCGACACAACCAACGCCTCGCCGATGCCGGCGCCCCGGTGACCAGCTTCCTCATTCCGATGGCCTGGGGTGATCCCGGCCTCGGCAAGACCACCATCGTCGAGGCGGTCGCCGCCACGCTCGGCTGGCAGGTGATCCAGGCCGACCTGGCGACCCGTGATCCGGCTGAACTCGGCGGCATGCCGTGGGTGGAGAACGGCCGCGCCATTCGTTGCCGGCCGGACTGGTTGCCCGACAGCGGCCAGGGCATCCTGTTCCTCGACGAACTGCCACAGGCCGGCGTGGCCAACATGAACATCGGTGCCACGCTGGTGCGCGAGCACCGTATCGGCGAGCATTTTCTCCCGCGCGGCTGGATGGTGGTCTGTGCCGGCAACTTCCAGCACAACCGCGCCGGCACCAGCGCCATGCCCTCGCACCTACGCAATCGCCTGCTGCACCTGACCGTCGAGGCGGATGCCAATGCCTGGGCGCAGTGGGCGAGCCGCAAGGGGCTCGACCCGATGCTGATCGCCTACAACCGCTTCCGCGCCGCCGAGTACCATCACCGGTTCTGCGCTACCTCGAATGCCTACCCGACGCCACGCTCGTGGGAGATGGGCAGCCAGGTGCTCGGCCTCGACCTGCCCGAGGCGCTGCGCCGCGAGTGCCTCGACGGCACGGTTGGCGAGGCTGCCGGTGCCGACTTCGCCGGCTTCCGGCAGGTCTGCCAGAGCCTGCCGGATGTGCAGGCGATCATCGCCGATCCCACCACGGCACCGATCCCGTCGGATGCGATGACCCTCTACGCGCTGATAGGCGCGCTGGCCTACAACGCCCGGCCCGGCAACTTCGCTGCCATCATCACCTACCTCGACCGGCTGCCCGAGCAGGAATTCGCCGTGGCCGGCGTGCTCGACGCGACCGCCCGCGATGAGACGCTACGCCTGACCACGGCCTACACGCGTTGGGCCGCCGCGCACGGCGAACTGCTCAGCGCCAGCTGAACGTCGCCGCTTCCACAGCACCCCGCCCCGGACGGCGTGCCGCCGGGCGCCGCACGCGCGCCCGCACACGCTTTCCCATCCCAGGAGATTTCCGATGCACATCTCTCCCCGTGATGCGCTGCTGCCGGCCATCGACCTGTCGGCCCGTGCCCTGCTGGTTGCCACCCGCGTCCGCGTCTGGAGCGGCGAGAAGCGCGACCGCTCCATCACCCGCGAACTCTGTGACAGCAAGGGTGCCGAGCAGAACGCCATCCGCGCCAACAAGAGCCTGCTCGGGGACGCCATCGCGCCGGTGCAGACGGCCGAGCGCATCGTCCGTGCCGCCGTGGCCGAGCGCACCCTGCCCTGGATGGACGACGGCACCCGCATCCTCAAGGGGACTGCCTACCTGGCCTTCACCGACGCCATGGCGGAGCCGATCCGTGGCTTCGACGACGCGGTCAGCGCCTTCATCGCTGCCTATCCCGACATCCGCGAGCAGGCACGCCGACGCCTCGGCGACGCCTACAGTGACAGCGATTTCCCCAGCCAAGGACAGCTGCGGCAGCGCTTTGGAGTGAAGCTGACCTTCCTGCCGATCCCGAGCGCCGAAGATTTCCGCGTGCAGCTGGCCGCCGACGAGATCGACGCGGTGCGCCGCAATGCCGAGGAGGCGCTGCGTGGCACGGTGAACGACGCGGTCGCCAGCCTGCTGGAGCGGCTGCGCGAGCCGGTGGCGCGCATGGCCACCCGCCTGCGCCTGTTCAGCCGCGAGGACGGCCGGACCCGCCATCCGTTCCGCGACAGCCTGGTCGAGAATGTGCGGGCCATCGTGCAGCTGGCGCCAATGCTGAACTTGATGGATGACCCGCGCATCGCCGGCTTCTGCCGCGAGATCGAGGACCACCTGACCGCGTATCATCCCGACGATCTGCGCGCCTCGCCGGCGTTGCGCAACAGCGTCGCCGACAAGGCCGACGACATCCTGCGCCGCATGCAGGGCGCCTTCGCGTGACGAGGGGCAGGCGAATGTTGCCCCCCATCATCCCCCGGGCACGGGCGCGGCTGATGACCCGCGCCCCGTTCTTCGGTGCCCTGGCGCTCGGCCTGGACTGGATCGCCGAGCCCGGGCTCGACACTATGGCAACCGACGGGCGGGCGATCTTCTACAACCCGGACTGGTGCGCGGAGATCGGGACCGAACGCACCGCGGCCGTCATCGCGCACGAGGTGCTGCATATCGTGCTGAAACACCATCTGCGTCGTGGGGCGCGTCTCCCCGGGCTGTGGAACGTCGCCGCGGATTTCGCGATCAATGCCACCTTGCTCAAGGATGGGTTTGTTCTGCCGGACGATCTGCTGATCGACCACGCGGGCCGTTTCACCGGCCTGCCGGCGGAAGCGATCTATGAACGGCTGCTGCAGGAGCAGCCGACCCGCCCGGCACCGGCCGCGCCCGACGTTGGGCCATCTGGCCCGGGAGCAACGTCTTTGGACGCGCCGGCCTCCTCCGGTACCGCCGGGGAACCGCGCTGGGGACAGGTTCGTGACCTGACCCAGGTGGATGGCTCACCGCTGCCGGAAAGCCGCCGGCGGCAGGCGGGTCGCGATCTCGACGTACGGATCCGGCAGGCCGCTGCCATGGCCCGGCGCGCCGGCAAACTGCCCGGCACGCTTGTGGAGATGATCGCTGCCAGCGCGCCGCGCATCGACTGGCGTGACCGCTTTCGCCAGGTGTTCGACGGCACACGACGCGAGGCGCTTGACTGGGGACGGCCCAACCGTCGGTTTCTGCCGCATGGCCTCTATTTGCCGGGTTGGCGCCGCAGCGGCGCCGGAGTAATCGCCTTCGTGCTGGACACCTCCGGCTCGATCAGCCCGCGCGAGCTCGCCGCCTATACGGCCGAGGTGCTCGGCATCCTGGAGGAGACCAGCCCGGACCGCATCGTCCTGATCCAGTGCGACACCGCCGTCCGCCGCGTCGAGGATCTGCGGCCCGGCGAGGGCTTCGACAGCATCGAGGTCGAGGGGCGTGGGGGCACGAAGTTCCAGCCGGCGTTCGACTGGATCGCTGCGAACCTCCCGCAGGCGGCGGCGATCGTCTACGCGACCGACCTTGCCGCCGCGGACGAGCCGGTCGATCCAGGCATCCCGACGATCTGGCTGACGCCGACGCGCGGCCGGAGCACCGGCTTCGGCGAGGTCGTCACACTCGATCTGGCCTGAGCGTTCCGCCGCGGCGGAGCCGCCTTGCGCGAGACAAGGTCAGTCGGCGTGCATCATGCCGTCGCGGCAGAGCCGCTCCGTTTCTGTGGCCAGATCGAATGGCACCCACGACTCGTTGCGCAGCGCGAAGCCGACCGCGCGCGCGACGCCCTCGGCCTCCTCGCAGCGGAGATGCGCCTCCAGCAGCCGCGTTGCCGCGTCGAGAGCAAGCCGGTCAGCGTCCACCTCCTGCGCCGGTGCGTCATGATGGCCGGCCGCCGTCATGGCCACGAACCGCTGCCGTGCTGCCTGGGCTGCCTCACCGGCCTCGTCGGCGACCCGGCAGGCGGCGACCGCCGGCGCCACCGCGGATGCCAGCAGCGCCTTCAGGGCGAGTCGGCGCTCGGGACCAGGCTCCGCGCGCACGTGGTTGAGGATGTGCCCGGCCGTCTCCCGGTCCACCACGTGCCGCAGCATGGCGTCGGGCACAGGCAGCCCGAACGTCTCGGCACGCTGAAGCACCTGCCGCACATCCGGTGCCAGTTCGCGAAGCAGATCGAGCGTCGGATGCATCCGGTGTTCGATCGGGAACCGCACGACATTCGTGGCGGCGTTCTGCGAACCGCTCATTGCTTTCTCCATGTCCTGCCCGTCCCTGCTACGGTCCGATGCCGGCAGGCGACAAGCCTCTCCGCTGAATGTGAAGGCTTTCCTGGCCGGGATGGGCACCAGCCGCCGGGGACGATGTCTCGGGAACAGCGGACTGCCGGCATTCCGGCCAGGCATCGCGGGCTTCCCCATCGGCGCCTGGAGGCGGGCGGCGGCATCGTCACGGTCACCTTCCGGGTCAGCGCCATGCGAGCGCTGAGCTGCCGCGATCCGGGACCATTGTCTCGATCGGCAGCCAAATCAGCCTTATGTGGACGACCCCCGAGGATCAAGCGGCAACAACACTTTCTTGCTTGTGTGCGGCTGGCTGGAAAAGTACTCCTCCCTGGAGGAACTGCGCACGCCCCTGGCCGAGGCCAAGGCCACCGAGCTCAAGGCGCTCGAGGCAGATCTGGCCGCCAATGATAACCGGGACAGGAACGACCAGACGCTAACGGCTGGGGGGCAGCCTGAGAGGGGGCCTCCTACAACTCGCCACATGCTGCCCGGCACACTATCTATTGCCCTGTTGCCCCACGGAGCAAGGCCATGCCTGACCAGAGTGTCCCCGCTGCGCCTTCTCCCGCCTGGGCCAGCTTCGAGGCGGTCGAGGAGGCAGCCCGAGCGGCCCGTGCCCATCGCGTCGCGAGCGGCGAGGTTATGACGTATATGGCCGATGGGTGGGTCGTCCGCGAGTATCCGGACGGCCATATCGAGCGCCTGGCACCCGTTGCCGAGTTCCGGGACGAGGACTTCCCGTATCCGGCATGACGCGCCTGCTCGTCCATGCCGGGCCGAACGGCTCAGGAAAGAGCAGCCTGCGTGACCAAGATGCCCAGCCGGATCCGGTCGAGGTGGTGATCGACCCTGACCAGATCGCCCGTGGCCTGAACCCAGCCAACCCACGCGCGGCCGGCCGCACCGCCGGAAAGGCCGCGCTCACGCTCTTCGGGCACAGTCTGGCGGCGCACAGGTCGATTTCACTGGAGACGACCCTTGCGGGGCCCTCCGTTCTGCGTCGCTTCCGGGCCGCCAAGGCGGCCGGCTATGACATCGAACTCCGCTACGTTGCCCTGGAGACCGTGGCGCTGAACATCCAGCGCGTGTGTGGAGCGTGCCGCCAGGAGCGGCCTTTCATCGCGCCAGCAGATATCCGGCGCCGCTATTCGGCCAGCCTCGCCAATCTTCCGGAGGCCCTGGCCATCGTGGACCGGGGGATCCTGGCTGACAACTCCGGCGCGGTGCATCGGGTGGTTCTGGAGATGGCCGAGCAGCGGATCACCCGCACCGTGCCGGACCTGCCGGGCTGGTTGCTGCCCCTGATGCCGCAGATCAGGTCCCTGCGGTCCTGATCCGCTGGAGGTCCAGCACACCCTTCGCGCCCCAGCCCGTGGCCCCGGTCGGCACTTCCGGCCGGAAGTGCTCGTACAGGCGGAAACCGACCCTGTTCAGTTCTTCCGGCTCCATGGACCGCGCCAATTCCTCCATGGCATGCCGCACGGCCGGCAGGTCCTCCCCGAACGCCCGCTCGACGTAGCCAGCCGCCGCCTTCGGTGCGGCTGGCTTGTCGTGATCGAGGGCTCGGACGGAGCCTTTCTCCTCCACCACCGGCACATCGCGGCCGAGCAGATGCACGGCTTTCGGCGCGTGCGTCCTCTCCTTCTGCAGCTTGCGGGCCTCGTCGCGCAGGTCGCCCACCTCCCGGTGATCCTCGGCGATGCCGAGCGCCTTCGCCTTCACCCGCGCGCTCGAGCCGGCGACAGCTCGGCCGAGCGTGATCGCGGCATCCCGGTCATAGCCCAGCCGCTCGGCAACCACGGCCGCCCAAAGCGTCAGG from Rhodovastum atsumiense includes these protein-coding regions:
- a CDS encoding zeta toxin family protein, with the protein product MTRLLVHAGPNGSGKSSLRDQDAQPDPVEVVIDPDQIARGLNPANPRAAGRTAGKAALTLFGHSLAAHRSISLETTLAGPSVLRRFRAAKAAGYDIELRYVALETVALNIQRVCGACRQERPFIAPADIRRRYSASLANLPEALAIVDRGILADNSGAVHRVVLEMAEQRITRTVPDLPGWLLPLMPQIRSLRS
- a CDS encoding DUF3991 and toprim domain-containing protein; this encodes MRTDDAEIAALRARVDCRAVLEHAGWRMDIRESTRRAVKYRCGAGRIVIVTHGGQGWFDPLSPAKGDVFALAQYLWGGSFRDACLALRSLAGVALAAPAALPGRPTGALLPLAQRWQCRRPPRPGSPCWRYLTEVRSLPDATLGRAIAADLLREGPAASLWALHRDGAGGIAGWEMRGPHWRGFATGGSKTLFAIGAVAPARVAITEAAIDALSLATLEDFAPGSLYASTGGGIGPATERLIATLATATTGAEIVAATDADTAGDRYAVRIADIAAASGVRCSRLRPVRGDWNDTLRNGNAR
- a CDS encoding AAA family ATPase; protein product: MNLAEFETVLLEILRHNQRLADAGAPVTSFLIPMAWGDPGLGKTTIVEAVAATLGWQVIQADLATRDPAELGGMPWVENGRAIRCRPDWLPDSGQGILFLDELPQAGVANMNIGATLVREHRIGEHFLPRGWMVVCAGNFQHNRAGTSAMPSHLRNRLLHLTVEADANAWAQWASRKGLDPMLIAYNRFRAAEYHHRFCATSNAYPTPRSWEMGSQVLGLDLPEALRRECLDGTVGEAAGADFAGFRQVCQSLPDVQAIIADPTTAPIPSDAMTLYALIGALAYNARPGNFAAIITYLDRLPEQEFAVAGVLDATARDETLRLTTAYTRWAAAHGELLSAS
- a CDS encoding vWA domain-containing protein produces the protein MLPPIIPRARARLMTRAPFFGALALGLDWIAEPGLDTMATDGRAIFYNPDWCAEIGTERTAAVIAHEVLHIVLKHHLRRGARLPGLWNVAADFAINATLLKDGFVLPDDLLIDHAGRFTGLPAEAIYERLLQEQPTRPAPAAPDVGPSGPGATSLDAPASSGTAGEPRWGQVRDLTQVDGSPLPESRRRQAGRDLDVRIRQAAAMARRAGKLPGTLVEMIAASAPRIDWRDRFRQVFDGTRREALDWGRPNRRFLPHGLYLPGWRRSGAGVIAFVLDTSGSISPRELAAYTAEVLGILEETSPDRIVLIQCDTAVRRVEDLRPGEGFDSIEVEGRGGTKFQPAFDWIAANLPQAAAIVYATDLAAADEPVDPGIPTIWLTPTRGRSTGFGEVVTLDLA